One segment of Plasmodium vivax chromosome 14, whole genome shotgun sequence DNA contains the following:
- a CDS encoding hypothetical protein, conserved (encoded by transcript PVX_123035A) — protein MSKSVRRGEIYFNGVFKYSKKKSLPVRDDAGYGDFSTERGYLSAIREKNSAHGIGRKRENANHAEGDLDWEEVGPEIDKMGKAGETEQEREDEEEEGHENEQEEGLDNKQEEQRRHTPERLQQRGEKPREQPGERSREKNKGSPKVTAITSDAVEAPVRRLFPDGILKKRYPRKSRDVDNPHVEGVGLNAPPEFDKAAVSQNDESGDNGDSGDRGREHSSTMNKKGKGKKPAKSKNPPPKKKCAFKKSIPPRKKKKLLNEAYDNPIYFDMCHSCDAAQPSANRSYIKKSKKKINGENCKYKYELPTIASLGKVKKLNYLNFTINEDEMTKQERMLLDNLSNVCFGGSLLHTVAQPRKKLRRKRGKNYQ, from the coding sequence atgagcaaatctGTCCGAAGGGGCGAAATATACTTTAACGGggtttttaaatattctaaGAAGAAAAGCTTACCAGTGCGTGACGATGCTGGTTATGGGGACTTTTCAACGGAGAGGGGATACTTGAGTGCAATACGGGAGAAAAATAGTGCCCATGGAATAGGAAGGAAGCGGGAAAATGCTAATCACGCGGAGGGGGACTTGGACTGGGAAGAGGTTGGCCCGGAAATAGACAAGATGGGAAAAGCGGGCGAAACTGAGCAAGAGCgagaagacgaagaggaagaagggcaCGAGAACGAGCAGGAAGAAGGGCTCGATAACAAACAGGAAGAACAGCGGAGGCACACACCAGAACGACTGCAACAAAGAGGCGAAAAACCGAGAGAGCAACCTGGAGAAAGATCAAGGGAGAAGAACAAGGGTTCCCCAAAAGTCACCGCTATAACAAGCGACGCTGTGGAGGCACCCGTGAGAAGGCTTTTCCCCGAtggaatattaaaaaaacggTACCCCCGAAAATCTCGTGATGTGGATAATCCCCATGTTGAAGGTGTAGGTCTTAATGCCCCTCCCGAATTCGACAAGGCGGCTGTTTCGCAAAATGACGAAAGTGGTGATAATGGTGACAGTGGTGACAGAGGACGTGAGCATTCTAGCACgatgaataaaaaaggaaaagggaaaaagccAGCAAAATCGAAAAATCCTCCTCCAAAAAAGAAGTgcgcttttaaaaaaagtatcccacctaggaaaaaaaaaaagctgttaAATGAGGCCTATGACAACCCGATATATTTTGACATGTGCCACAGCTGCGATGCTGCACAACCAAGCGCCAATAGGtcttacataaaaaaaagtaaaaagaaaataaacgGAGAGAATTGTAAATACAAGTACGAACTGCCCACTATCGCTTCCTTGGGAAAggtcaaaaaattaaattatttaaactTTACAATTAACGAAGACGAAATGACCAAGCAGGAGAGGATGCTCCTCGATAATTTATCAAACGTGTGCTTTGGCGGTAGCCTCCTGCACACCGTTGCCCAGCCACGCAAAAAGTTGAGgcgtaaaaggggaaagaattACCAATAA
- a CDS encoding superoxide dismutase (encoded by transcript PVX_123030A), with amino-acid sequence MAIILPKLKYALNALSPHISEETLNFHYNKHHAGYVNKLNGLIKDTPFATKSLLEIVKESTGAIFNNAAQIWNHSFYWDSMGPNCGGEPHGEIKEKIQEDFGSFNDFKNEFSNVLCGHFGSGWGWLALNNNNKLVILQTHDAGNPIKDNTGIPILTCDIWEHAYYIDYRNDRASYVKAWWNLVNWNFANENLKKALQK; translated from the coding sequence atggcaattATTCTCCCCAAGTTGAAATACGCTTTGAACGCCCTGTCGCCCCACATAAGCGAAGAGACGCTGAACTTCCATTACAATAAGCACCACGCGGGGTACGTGAACAAGTTGAATGGCCTAATTAAGGACACGCCCTTTGCCACGAAATCGTTGCTTGAAATTGTGAAGGAATCCACGGGagccatttttaacaacGCCGCGCAGATATGGAACCACAGTTTTTACTGGGACTCCATGGGACCCAATTGTGGAGGGGAACCCCATGGagaaattaaggaaaaaattcagGAAGACTTTGGGTCCTTTAACGatttcaaaaatgaattttcgAATGTATTATGCGGACACTTTGGATCAGGATGGGGTTGGCTAGCTTTGAATAATAACAACAAGCTAGTCATTTTGCAGACGCATGATGCTGGGAACCCTATAAAGGATAACACAGGCATTCCCATCCTGACGTGCGACATATGGGAGCATGCCTACTATATTGACTATCGAAATGACCGAGCGTCGTATGTGAAGGCCTGGTGGAATTTGGTCAACTGGAATTTTGCCAacgaaaatttgaagaaggcaTTACAGAAGTGA
- a CDS encoding hypothetical protein, conserved (encoded by transcript PVX_123045A), with protein MDISTLREKRICIDDSSRAHEEKYTTFFLLNPDGILDSVAGLENLSFSFESISYKNARCYKCLSVFSCESSAVYRACPKCHVVNALVPHDSIGRKVIILVCYQCNRRNLTNIDCPYVQCFWCSRMNLSQYYSEHLSPSQSAHPSPQRRQSRNHRGPLANMFKCLRLTKNRRNASPSSGSSAKESCEESCEENPSGEAAQGEVENGSIQNQASFEDDREGEREDDREEDPNGQRANNKLFCEEETHGYAPEVKYPNEDYRRNYSKSNNSVYSTSANCVPYSNDKFQNDYMRNSTNNYGQMGYLKKGSNDNGSAHMAGGRNYSHNGSGGHGMGGGYSIGGSHNMSGRVGNPSGGYSREHNSFYNGKYEKSYPSSYSHTNTQASSWNKDSSKVHGSNNQEMQRTEKYNDKLGAIVESGNVKRKTIMFNNINDSNAKKMNKTISFLEMEKKRDSDVRACIEYFNSLRKGKNDDIKMILENRNFKELNIPKEHLENGDFYKYVEYYKKHNLKDLIDQFNESAANDRNKGKGKDSDVKGKGSSSSVSNVTSKDKAKESGSSIGNDKGKNAAGDPSGNGKNVASNSTDGKTKKNKRPENDSRDDPSDGDANAYHKKKKSKCDENVKPTFYTINDLFD; from the coding sequence ATGGATATTAGCACCCTAAGAGAAAAGCGCATATGCATAGACGATTCGAGTAGGGCGCACGAAGAAAAGTATACGACATTTTTTCTGCTAAACCCAGATGGTATTCTGGACTCAGTCGCGGGGCTAGAGAACTTGTCATTTTCCTTTGAGAGCATTTCCTACAAAAACGCTAGATGCTATAAATGCCTATCCGTTTTTTCCTGCGAGAGCAGTGCTGTGTATAGAGCCTGCCCCAAGTGCCATGTTGTAAACGCACTAGTGCCCCACGACAGCATAGGAAGAAAAGTGATTATCCTCGTTTGCTACCAGTGCAATAGGAGGAACCTCACAAACATTGACTGTCCATACGTGCAATGCTTTTGGTGCAGCCGTATGAACCTTTCGCAGTACTATAGTGAGCATCTCTCCCCTAGTCAGAGCGCCCATCCGAGCCCGCAGCGAAGGCAAAGCAGGAACCACCGCGGCCCCCTCGCGAACATGTTCAAATGCTTAAGACTGACAAAAAATAGGAGAAACGCGAGCCCCTCCTCGGGGAGCAGCGCTAAAGAAAGTTGCGAAGAAAGTTGCGAAGAAAATCCCAGTGGAGAGGCAGCACAGGGTGAAGTCGAAAATGGGTCCATCCAAAACCAGGCCAGCTTCGAAGACGACAGGGAGGGTGAGAGGGAGGATGATAGAGAGGAAGATCCGAACGGACAAAGAGCGAACAACAAACTGTTTTGTGAAGAGGAAACACACGGATACGCACCGGAGGTAAAATACCCAAATGAAGACTACCGAAGGAACTACTCCAAATCGAATAACAGTGTGTATAGTACGAGTGCTAATTGTGTGCCCTACTCGAATGATAAATTTCAAAACGATTACATGAGGAATTCGACCAACAACTATGGCCAAATGGGGTAcctgaaaaaggggagcaacgACAACGGCAGCGCGCACATGGCCGGCGGCAGGAACTACAGCCACAATGGGAGCGGCGGTCACGGGATGGGTGGTGGTTACAGCATTGGCGGCAGCCACAACATGAGCGGCAGGGTTGGCAACCCCAGCGGCGGGTACTCTCGAGAGCACAACAGCTTTTACAACGGGAAATACGAGAAGAGCTACCCATCGAGCTATTCCCACACGAACACACAGGCAAGCTCCTGGAACAAAGACAGCAGCAAAGTGCACGGAAGCAACAATCAGGAAATGCAAAGAACGGAAAAGTACAACGACAAATTGGGAGCAATTGTCGAAAGTGGAAAtgttaaaagaaaaacaatcatgtttaataacataaatgattcgaacgcaaaaaaaatgaataaaactATAAGCTTTctagaaatggaaaaaaaaagagatagCGATGTCAGGGCATGTatagaatattttaattcCCTACgtaaaggcaaaaatgatgatatTAAAATGATCCTTGAAAATCGGAACTTTAAAGAATTGAATATTCCCAAGGAGCATCTCGAAAATGGAGACTTTTACAAATATGTAGAGTACTACAAAAAACATAACTTGAAAGATTTAATAGACCAATTTAACGAATCCGCTGCGAATGACAGGAataagggaaaaggaaaagattctgatgtgaaggggaaaggctcttcttcctccgttTCGAATGTCACAAGTAAAGATAAAGCTAAAGAGAGTGGTAGCAGTATTGGGAATGATAAAGGGAAGAACGCTGCGGGGGATCCCTCggggaatggaaaaaatgtagctAGCAATAGCACAGACGGGAAGACGAAAAAGAATAAACGCCCGGAAAATGACTCACGGGATGATCCCTCTGATGGGGATGCGAACGCATAccacaagaagaaaaagtccAAGTGCGATGAGAATGTGAAGCCCACTTTTTACACCATAAACGATTTGTTCGACTAA
- a CDS encoding hypothetical protein, conserved (encoded by transcript PVX_123025A), with protein sequence MVLNKVYLLTILLPNEDDDYLGKLINISKKITQYARNNKGKIAKVLATSALSAYSLNWVYQSGVTLQRDPHYSLFVPSNSYINSAIKRVKKNYQVKKYTFKEKKIFERNFHLNNAISQMGQMYVVNNLVNFLNFLPYKWRTKCTYNFCKYKEFENVENFFDYIKMVKHEGPILLFQGKLKKQYWIHLPLKYEILKPGDGSLCTLTFTPLHKYYSDYTVEIKLVKEKENNNVKLITSVKCNSKNGEEGNSFYINVVKNIAMLLTYDIFEGINNNIHVVYRRNASCGKSMFTRSNAILKRKKKTTLQFVLSPVSTPWSFKMRRS encoded by the exons ATGGTTTTGAATAAGGTGTACCTTCTCACCATCCTG CTGCCAAACGAGGATGACGATTACTTGGGCAAATTAATCAACATTTCGAAGAAGATAACACAATACGCGCGAAACAATAAGGGGAAAATTGCCAAGGTGTTAGCTACATCAGCTCTTTCAGCCTACTCACTCAATTGGGTATACCAGTCCGGCGTCACACTGCAGAGGGACCCACACTACTCCTTGTTTGTCCCCTCCAACAGCTACATAAACAGTGCCATTAAAAGggttaagaaaaattatcaagtgaaaaaatacacatttaaggagaagaaaattttcgAAAGGAATTTCCACCTCAACAATGCCATATCCCAAATGGGACAAATGTACGTTGTGAACAATTtggtcaattttttaaattttttgcccTACAAGTGGAGaacaaaatgtacatacaatttttgcaaatataaagaatttgaaaatgtcgaaaatttttttgactacatcaaaatggtgaagcatGAAGGgcccattttgctcttccaggggaaattaaaaaaacagtaTTGGATACATTTGCCactaaaatatgaaattttaaaaccaGGGGACGGTTCTCTCTGCACACTTACATTTACCCCGTTGCACAAATATTATTCTGATTACACTGTTGAGATAAAACTGGTGaaagagaaggaaaataataacgTAAAGTTGATCACCTCTGTTAAGTGtaatagcaaaaatggggaggagggAAACTCCTTCTACATAAATGtggttaaaaatattgccaTGCTTTTAACGTATGACATTTTTGAAGGAATAAATAACAACATTCATGTGGTGTACAGACGGAATGCAAGCTGTGGAAAAAGCATGTTTACCAGATCGAatgccattttaaaaaggaaaaaaaaaacaactctTCAGTTCGTCCTCTCGCCGGTCAGCACCCCGTGGAGTTTTAAAATGCGGCGGAGTTAA
- a CDS encoding phospholipase DDHD1, putative (encoded by transcript PVX_123050A), with translation MTAPTLKAEEGDDEDDLRKKKNNHFFFFSKSEKNVSARKIPKSKNEVDINFYEEEPYLDDKVNDVDYIILIIHGIGSNEEIIINQCEDLKNSFKIVKKMWFFDYPFNIHFHIFNWKKYIIDAQIHVFNRININTMAETRKIVNLSAGDIICFLHPRYGDYIMTNLYNDINKALESLKSDPSGRFKNAKVCLLGYSLGSAMAYEILHNVKVRISDSNLKYHLKSKIDYFFMLGSPLSALLSLYKPDYINEGLRPMEGIKFYNLFHGFDPVAFRIEPLIYPKIKNIPEPVLINYWRNNGARYWFEWDKNMQNAKIAIVQNLNDFTSAITNGFYKFIGKSESNEEEQGTLNKNLCYNKCESKDINMFLSKVKENQRKMALQKRKMERRNGKFRTVKDKPPSYANITEEEYQTKVYQNGKNSNEIPSDDYLSAENSSYVDSTKSICASQDSNSEVSFFDQNFSDNSGDDSPRGKTPTGEVSKKGNPLSSYYSNGDGDGDANADADAPHTNTKQDKANSNKQGNSTNKADELPLRYDYQLQEFIMEHYIYPLAVAKSHFNYFIIKDISFFILKELLNRTATLSYEDYLTQIEQEYSNKSLNEQDHTKKERYLKISVKASKSLDEFRRYEKNVQAMSDPFNMKNFKNLI, from the exons ATGACTGCTCCCACTTTaaaagcagaagaaggggaTGACGAGGACGatttaaggaaaaagaaaaacaaccattttttttttttctccaaaagtgaaaaaaatgtgagtgCGAGGAAAATCCCCAAAAGTAAAAACGAGGTAGACATAAACTTTTACGAAGAAGAACCCTACTTAGATGATAAAGTCAATGACGTGGATTACATCATTTTAATAATCCACGGGATAGGGTCCAATGAAGAGATCATCATAAATCAGTGTGAAGATCTCAAGAATAgtttcaaaattgtaaaaaaaatgtggtttTTTGATTACCCTTTTAATATCCATTTCCACATTTTCAACTGGAAGAAGTACATAATAGACGCACAGATTCA CGTCTTCAACCGGATAAACATCAACACCATGGCGGAGACGCGAAAAATCGTGAACCTCTCCGCGGGGGACATCATATGCTTCCTGCACCCGAGATATGGCGACTACATCATGACAAATCTGTACAATGATATAAACAAGGCGCTGGAATCTTTAAAGAgt GACCCCAGCGGAAGATTCAAAAACGCGAAGGTCTGCCTGTTGGGCTACTCCCTAGGGAGCGCCATGGCCTACGAAATTTTGCACAATGTCAAAGTGAGAATCAGTGATAGTAACTTAAAGTACCACCTGAAGAGCAAAATAGACTACTTCTTCATGCTGGGGAGCCCCCTAAGTGCCTTGCTATCATTATACAAGCCAGATTACATAAACGAGGGGTTGCGACCAATGGAGGGGATCAAATTTTACAACCTCTTTCATGGGTTTGACCCCGTTGCATTCAGAATAGAGCCGCTCATATATCCCAAAATAAAGAACATCCCAGAACCCGTGTTGATAAATTATTGGAGAAACAACGGAGCCAGGTACTGGTTTGAGTgggataaaaatatgcaaaatgcaaaaatagcCATTGTGCAGAATTTAAATGATTTCACATCTGCCATCACGAACGGGTTCTACAAATTTATCGGCAAATCTGAATCGAATGAGGAGGAACAAGGCACGCTGAATAAGAACCTCTGCTACAACAAGTGCGAGAGTAAAGACATAAACATGTTCCTGTCGAAGGTGAAGGAAAACCAAAGAAAAATGGCTTtgcagaagaggaaaatggaaagaaggAATGGCAAATTTAGAACCGTAAAGGATAAACCCCCATCTTATGCTAACATAACTGAAGAGGAATACCAAACGAAGGTttaccaaaatgggaaaaactcGAATGAGATCCCCAGTGATGATTATCTGTCTGCAGAGAATTCCAGCTATGTGGACAGCACCAAAAGCATTTGTGCTTCGCAAGATTCGAATAGCgaagtttctttttttgaccAAAATTTTAGTGACAATTCGGGTGATGACTCACCACGGGGGAAGACCCCCACCGGGGAAGtttcaaaaaagggaaaccccCTCTCCTCCTACTATAGTAATGGCGATGGCGATGGCGATGCCAATGCCGATGCCGATGCACCACACACGAATACCAAACAGGATAAAGCAAATTCAAATAAACAGGGCAACTCCACCAATAAGGCAGACGAACTTCCCCTCCGATACGACTATCAGCTACAGGAATTTATAATGGAGCATTATATCTACCCCCTAGCGGTTGCAAAGTcgcattttaattatttcataattaaGGACATTTCATTCTTCATACTTAAGGAGCTACTAAACAGGACTGCCACCCTAAGCTATGAGGATTACCTAACTCAAATAGAGCAAGAATACAGCAACAAATCGTTGAACGAGCAAGACCATACTAAAAAGGAACGCTACCTGAAGATATCCGTCAAGGCAAGCAAATCGCTGGACGAGTTTCGGAGGTATGAGAAAAATGTACAAGCCATGTCCGATCCGTTTaacatgaaaaattttaaaaatctcATTTGA
- a CDS encoding hypothetical protein, conserved (encoded by transcript PVX_123040A) encodes MTNVVECTFKTPPETAKAPDNAIIWNSFQYCDEKGWYSLTNHDEIMLRPTAFSDGRIKFLPQLEKIPEEFESVLCGKYDAKAWGKDDCNIVIEGDKDVHISLPGLQEKINYNHRERFPTFLKNWKIIVGMLNEHITVIRINTETAIIVSINEKSNVTVKCVNFNNGFLCVNPHTNLAIAYGDFALSELKKCELVPNITHEGAEWGFFVHLFKWGHIIIPKDIEIKLPSPGLKLIGKKIDTVAIISLPPNIYIHVKIDGPKCIRKLEYGQDYSITAIKSSESDIDIYLLFDGQLIKYEFSFDTRLNKVGKGRSINYAKLKCTNKSKEVTSFVFQATANSKLLLDSNCPTDNMGHLLCNQTISVFDAETGEYLSHPQGLQLTEVFNTLSYPPEKE; translated from the coding sequence atgacgaaTGTTGTAGAATGCACCTTCAAAACCCCGCCCGAAACTGCAAAAGCCCCAGACAATGCCATCATTTGGAACTCATTTCAATACTGTGACGAGAAAGGATGGTATTCACTAACGAACCATGATGAGATAATGCTCAGACCTACTGCCTTCAGTGACGGAAGAATTAAATTTCTCCCTCAACTAGAAAAAATCCCAGAGGAATTTGAATCCGTTTTGTGTGGAAAGTATGATGCTAAAGCTTGGGGAAAGGACGATTGTAACATTGTTATTGAGGGTGATAAGGACGTACATATAAGCCTTCCAGGGctgcaagaaaaaattaattacaacCACAGAGAGAGATTCCCTACCTTCTTAAAAAACTGGAAAATTATTGTGGGAATGCTAAATGAGCACATAACCGTAATACGGATAAACACAGAAACTGCAATAATTGTAAgtataaatgaaaagagcAATGTAACTGTAAAGTGTGTAAATTTCAATAACGgatttttatgtgttaatCCGCACACAAACTTGGCAATTGCATATGGCGACTTCGCCTTGAgtgaacttaaaaaatgtgaactcGTTCCAAACATCACACACGAAGGGGCAGAATGGGGATTTTTTGTACACCTATTTAAATGGGGACATATCATAATACCAAAAGATATAGAAATTAAATTACCATCCCCAGGATTAAAGctaattgggaaaaaaatagacactGTGGCGATCATTTCCCTTCCGccaaacatatatatacacgtaaAAATTGATGGACCAAAATGTATAAGAAAATTAGAGTACGGACAGGACTACAGCATAACGGCCATTAAGAGTAGCGAATCTGACATTGACATTTATCTGCTCTTCGATGGacaattaataaaatatgaattttccTTTGATACGAGGCTAAACAAGGTGGGGAAAGGAAGATCCATTAATTATGCCAAATTGAAGTGCACAAATAAGAGCAAGGAAGTGACTTCTTTCGTTTTCCAAGCGACGGCAAATTCTAAATTGTTGTTAGATTCCAACTGTCCTACGGATAATATGGGCCACCTTCTCTGCAACCAAACCATTTCCGTCTTCGACGCGGAAACTGGCGAGTACCTGAGCCACCCCCAGGGCCTGCAGCTAACCGAGGTGTTCAACACTTTGTCGTACCCGCCCGAGAAGGAGTAA